A stretch of the Planctomycetota bacterium genome encodes the following:
- a CDS encoding chorismate-binding protein, producing the protein MPAPAARPIPSPPPSPRSDPRSAAPVAALWRDGALRGGPIEAWSPVHPDRLLPPAGRRWIGAICYEIGHALEPTSTAHRPGSPPAGPRIDPIWGYGGWCGLTPSSGSEAIPAAGVPESPGGYALGPLRSRTGRSRYTAAAAEAIRLVHAGDAYQVNLAHPLVGRFEGCPRALFADLAAAADPAFGCYAELPPLPDGRRRCILGLSPELLLRYDAATRRLTTEPMKGTRPQSRHARRDLEHAAKDRAELAMIVDLMRNDLGRVAEVGSVRVDQPRRVDRHGRDAAGVWQASARVSATLRRKLSLHDALRAVLPAGSITGAPKVRAMQAIHALENEPRGAYCGAIGSIDERGNAELAVGIRTATIAGDRFRYWVGAGIVADSDPHAEWSETLAKAAPLRAIGVEIEDDAGGDAP; encoded by the coding sequence GTGCCAGCCCCCGCCGCCCGGCCCATCCCAAGCCCGCCGCCCTCGCCGAGGTCCGATCCAAGGTCCGCTGCGCCCGTCGCCGCGCTGTGGCGAGATGGCGCCCTCCGCGGCGGCCCCATCGAGGCGTGGTCGCCCGTGCACCCCGATCGGCTCCTCCCGCCGGCCGGCCGCCGCTGGATCGGGGCCATCTGCTACGAGATCGGCCACGCCCTCGAGCCCACGAGCACCGCCCACCGGCCCGGCAGCCCGCCCGCCGGTCCCCGCATCGATCCGATCTGGGGCTACGGGGGCTGGTGCGGCCTCACCCCTAGCTCTGGAAGCGAGGCCATTCCCGCCGCCGGCGTGCCGGAATCGCCCGGTGGCTACGCCCTCGGCCCGCTCCGCAGCCGCACCGGCCGCTCGCGATACACGGCGGCGGCGGCCGAGGCCATCCGGCTCGTGCACGCCGGCGACGCCTACCAGGTCAACCTCGCCCACCCGCTCGTCGGCCGCTTCGAGGGCTGCCCGCGGGCGCTCTTCGCCGACCTTGCCGCCGCGGCCGATCCCGCCTTTGGCTGCTACGCCGAATTGCCTCCGCTGCCCGACGGACGGCGACGCTGCATCCTGGGCCTCAGCCCCGAATTGCTGCTCCGCTACGACGCCGCCACCCGTCGGCTGACGACCGAGCCGATGAAGGGCACCCGCCCGCAGTCCCGCCACGCCCGCCGCGACCTCGAGCACGCCGCCAAGGACCGGGCCGAGCTGGCGATGATCGTCGACCTGATGCGCAACGACCTGGGCCGCGTGGCGGAGGTCGGCAGCGTCCGCGTCGACCAGCCCCGCCGCGTCGATCGCCACGGCCGCGATGCCGCGGGCGTGTGGCAGGCGAGCGCCCGCGTGTCGGCCACGCTGCGGCGCAAGCTCTCGCTGCACGACGCACTGCGTGCAGTGCTGCCCGCCGGCTCGATCACGGGCGCGCCAAAGGTGCGCGCGATGCAGGCCATCCACGCTCTCGAGAACGAACCCCGGGGCGCCTACTGCGGCGCCATCGGCTCCATCGACGAACGTGGCAACGCCGAGCTGGCCGTGGGCATCCGCACCGCCACGATCGCCGGCGATCGGTTCCGCTACTGGGTCGGCGCGGGCATCGTGGCCGACTCGGATCCCCACGCGGAGTGGTCCGAGACGCTCGCGAAGGCGGCACCGCTGCGGGCCATCGGCGTCGAGATCGAGGACGACGCCGGCGGCGACGCACCATGA
- a CDS encoding CPBP family intramembrane glutamic endopeptidase: MSLRVLGIAAIVGGLGMASEAAAQAVAMAQSATGAPPATLAQVQTPPPPGRGVEALTLSDWLAISIRVAAPLVVVILLLADIVRPGSFQRKGLRDVKAYAWPVWLFGAFVVISAQIFGAQVFAQIPDLWEKAASNQVPVQSLPRSEIREEALTQLGAVLFGVFAGGVMVFLLNRREHDEGMRFGPQDIPIGIVAFLLAFPLVSAAAELSVQVYESSSGEVVEQVAHPTLRLIQDHAGDPWAWVLIGCAVIGVAIIEELIYRAFIQTGLLRLFGSAWTAIILTAVIFGLVHRIGDTVPWHQIPTLMVLGLAIGIAYERFKGVGVPITMHAAFNALQIALTLWVISPEPAPQPASEAQAGGPPPATQPQPPAPAPARGP, encoded by the coding sequence ATGTCGCTGAGGGTGCTTGGCATCGCCGCGATTGTTGGCGGGCTAGGGATGGCGTCGGAGGCCGCCGCCCAGGCGGTCGCGATGGCGCAGTCGGCCACGGGGGCACCGCCGGCAACGCTCGCGCAGGTCCAGACGCCTCCGCCCCCGGGCCGTGGCGTCGAGGCGCTCACGCTCTCGGACTGGCTGGCGATCAGCATCCGCGTGGCGGCGCCGCTCGTCGTGGTCATCCTGCTGCTGGCCGACATCGTGCGGCCGGGCTCGTTCCAGCGCAAGGGGCTGCGGGACGTCAAGGCGTACGCGTGGCCCGTGTGGCTCTTCGGCGCCTTCGTGGTGATCTCGGCGCAGATCTTCGGTGCCCAGGTGTTCGCGCAGATTCCGGACCTCTGGGAGAAGGCCGCGAGCAACCAGGTGCCCGTGCAATCGCTGCCGCGGAGCGAGATCCGTGAGGAGGCGCTGACGCAGCTGGGCGCGGTGCTGTTCGGCGTGTTCGCCGGCGGCGTGATGGTCTTCCTGCTCAATCGCCGCGAGCACGACGAGGGCATGCGTTTCGGGCCCCAGGACATCCCGATCGGCATCGTCGCGTTCCTGCTCGCGTTCCCGCTGGTGAGCGCGGCGGCCGAGCTGTCGGTACAGGTGTACGAGTCGTCGTCGGGCGAGGTCGTCGAGCAGGTGGCCCATCCGACGCTGCGGCTCATCCAGGACCACGCGGGCGATCCGTGGGCCTGGGTGCTCATCGGCTGCGCGGTGATCGGCGTGGCGATCATCGAGGAGCTGATCTACCGCGCGTTCATCCAGACCGGGCTGCTCCGGCTGTTCGGGTCGGCGTGGACGGCCATCATCCTGACGGCGGTGATCTTCGGGCTGGTGCATCGCATCGGCGACACGGTGCCGTGGCACCAGATCCCCACGCTGATGGTGCTCGGGCTGGCGATCGGCATCGCCTACGAGCGGTTTAAGGGCGTCGGGGTGCCCATCACGATGCACGCGGCCTTCAACGCGCTCCAGATCGCGCTGACGCTGTGGGTGATCTCGCCGGAGCCGGCTCCGCAACCCGCGTCGGAGGCCCAGGCGGGCGGCCCGCCGCCCGCAACCCAGCCGCAGCCCCCGGCCCCGGCCCCGGCCCGGGGCCCCTAG
- a CDS encoding glycosyltransferase: protein MTRLATRVSYVTCTRNRRDELTRTLRTLDELHRDDPSVAEVVLADNASDPPIHEWLPQTELHVEVVTLPENIAAAARNAAAERARSAWLVMLDDDSAPLDLGFLDVLDRVDDGVAAVLADVTLPDGSRERGGLPEVLVGCGAAVRREAYLGVGGYDPAIFFAAEEPDLCARLIAAGWRLEASTVFRVLHHKTPTNRDLDRMLRLLTRNAGVLIERTTPDAERRSLRRDHIRRCAWIARKEDAVDGFAQGLAELRSARRSLVREPLSRAHFERFTGLHHAREAIAAALQERPFATAALVEAGKHAWAVERALRDAGVEIVGDADRADRLAIATMSPGPMLDAVDTFLRSDDDRVLAPWTFAQRYAASRQRAPSLA from the coding sequence GTGACCCGTCTCGCCACCCGCGTCAGCTACGTCACCTGCACCCGCAACCGTCGCGACGAGCTGACCCGGACGCTGCGCACGCTCGACGAGCTGCACCGCGACGATCCGAGCGTCGCCGAGGTCGTGCTGGCCGACAACGCGTCCGATCCGCCGATCCACGAGTGGCTGCCGCAAACGGAGCTGCACGTCGAGGTCGTGACGCTGCCGGAGAACATCGCCGCCGCCGCGCGCAACGCGGCCGCCGAGCGGGCCCGCAGCGCGTGGCTCGTGATGCTCGACGACGACAGCGCGCCGCTCGATCTCGGCTTCCTGGACGTGCTGGATCGCGTGGACGATGGCGTCGCCGCCGTGCTCGCCGACGTCACGCTGCCCGACGGCTCGCGGGAGCGGGGCGGGCTGCCCGAGGTGCTCGTGGGGTGCGGGGCGGCCGTCCGCCGCGAGGCGTACCTGGGCGTGGGCGGCTACGACCCGGCGATCTTCTTCGCGGCCGAGGAGCCCGACCTGTGCGCGCGGCTCATCGCGGCGGGCTGGCGGCTGGAGGCCTCCACCGTATTCCGCGTGCTGCACCACAAGACGCCCACCAACCGCGACCTGGATCGCATGCTGCGGCTGCTGACCCGCAACGCGGGGGTGCTCATCGAGCGAACGACGCCCGACGCCGAGCGACGATCGCTCCGACGCGACCACATCCGTCGCTGCGCGTGGATCGCGCGCAAGGAGGACGCGGTCGACGGCTTCGCGCAGGGCCTCGCCGAACTGCGCTCGGCGCGGAGGTCGCTGGTCCGAGAGCCGCTGAGCCGTGCGCACTTCGAGCGGTTCACGGGCCTGCACCACGCCCGAGAGGCGATCGCCGCGGCGCTCCAAGAGCGGCCGTTCGCGACGGCCGCCCTCGTGGAGGCCGGCAAGCACGCGTGGGCGGTCGAGCGCGCGCTGCGCGACGCGGGCGTCGAGATCGTCGGCGACGCCGATCGCGCGGACCGATTGGCGATCGCAACGATGTCGCCCGGGCCGATGCTCGACGCGGTCGACACCTTCCTGCGCAGCGACGACGATCGGGTGCTCGCGCCGTGGACGTTCGCGCAGCGGTACGCGGCCTCACGCCAGCGGGCGCCATCGCTCGCGTGA
- a CDS encoding TlpA disulfide reductase family protein: MLARDTRPVRRPTGWLAAIAAIALLAMPAVAQEDAGGEADRPRSEAELRLLEAREAIQKLESLNYKANISSEGALLGAIEQVDIEVWLRRQGEPPAAQWDHRRQGDARLLGIGDVRFDIGRLGTVTSYIDHERRIKNIRFHRAARHKTITVADSAWITELIVDQPFARELDGPDSQHELIIGGDTVGEVVCDVVVVDMGEQRPTIRWSIAQSDDLPRRMDMRLNESNRKVLTVTSLTKNPELPDSFFEPERPAGYAQNDQSARARQARGAQQQRQAPTYPEAQSFDVEIVAGPREGQNVTLGDLAERVVVLDFWASWSGASKQSRGDIQKVHEAFEDQPVTVLSLPWRERRPDAARKARDAAGGTYDMAASADEVAMAYGIEAFPTVIIVDQQQRVVDGIAEYNPDTFLETLTAAIQKALDGGYDVIEEAGQAASGQLGGGNTGGGNSGGGNTGGGNSGGGNSGGGN, from the coding sequence ATGCTCGCCCGTGATACCCGACCCGTCCGCCGGCCGACCGGCTGGCTCGCCGCCATCGCGGCCATCGCGCTGCTCGCGATGCCCGCCGTCGCCCAGGAGGACGCCGGCGGCGAGGCCGATCGCCCCCGCTCGGAGGCCGAGCTGAGGCTGCTCGAAGCCCGCGAGGCCATCCAGAAGCTCGAGAGCCTGAACTACAAGGCCAACATCTCGAGCGAGGGCGCCCTGCTCGGCGCCATCGAGCAGGTCGACATCGAGGTCTGGCTCCGCCGGCAGGGCGAACCGCCCGCCGCCCAGTGGGACCACCGCCGCCAGGGCGACGCCCGGCTGCTGGGCATCGGCGATGTCCGCTTCGACATCGGCCGGCTCGGCACCGTGACGTCCTACATCGACCACGAGCGGCGGATCAAGAACATCCGCTTCCATCGCGCCGCAAGGCACAAGACCATCACCGTCGCCGACTCCGCCTGGATCACCGAGCTGATCGTCGACCAGCCCTTCGCCCGCGAGCTGGACGGCCCCGATTCGCAGCACGAACTCATCATCGGCGGCGACACCGTGGGCGAGGTCGTGTGCGACGTCGTCGTCGTGGACATGGGCGAGCAGCGGCCCACCATCCGCTGGTCCATCGCCCAGAGCGACGACTTGCCCCGCCGCATGGACATGCGGCTCAACGAGAGCAACCGCAAGGTCCTTACCGTCACCAGCCTGACCAAGAACCCCGAGCTGCCCGACTCGTTCTTCGAGCCCGAGCGGCCCGCAGGATACGCCCAAAACGACCAGAGCGCCCGGGCTCGGCAGGCCCGCGGCGCCCAGCAGCAGCGGCAGGCGCCGACCTACCCCGAGGCCCAGTCCTTCGACGTCGAGATCGTCGCCGGACCGCGCGAGGGCCAGAACGTCACCCTGGGTGACCTGGCCGAACGCGTCGTCGTCCTGGACTTCTGGGCCAGCTGGTCGGGCGCGTCGAAGCAGTCGCGCGGCGACATCCAGAAGGTGCACGAGGCCTTCGAGGACCAGCCCGTCACCGTCCTGAGCCTGCCGTGGCGCGAGCGGCGGCCCGATGCCGCCCGCAAGGCCCGCGACGCGGCCGGCGGCACCTACGACATGGCCGCCAGTGCCGATGAGGTCGCGATGGCCTACGGCATCGAGGCCTTCCCCACGGTCATCATCGTCGACCAGCAGCAGCGGGTTGTCGACGGCATCGCCGAGTACAACCCCGACACCTTCCTCGAGACGCTGACCGCGGCCATCCAGAAGGCGCTGGACGGCGGCTACGACGTCATCGAGGAGGCGGGCCAGGCGGCCAGTGGCCAGCTGGGCGGCGGAAACACGGGTGGTGGAAATAGCGGTGGTGGAAACACCGGCGGCGGAAACTCGGGCGGCGGAAACTCGGGCGGCGGAAACTAG
- a CDS encoding indole-3-glycerol phosphate synthase TrpC, with translation MPSTLSDIVEHKHREIDALLRMHPPGELEHAARAAPPARPLPEFPTDDPLAIIAEIKRMSPSAGPIRPEGFDPQDLAVRYAQHGASAISCLTDEKFFGGSLADLTAARSACGVPLLRKDFVLHPAQIAQARAAHADAVLLIAECLPDDGLLADLRRAAADLGMSVLLECHDTAQARRLAGLLDSGAISADGLLLGINNRNLSTMTTDLRHGIAMAPILAGRAPLVAESGIRTHADLVRLGEAGFAWALVGEHLMRQPDPGLALAGMLRPGGG, from the coding sequence ATGCCAAGCACCCTCAGCGACATCGTCGAGCACAAGCACCGAGAGATCGACGCGCTGCTGCGGATGCACCCGCCCGGCGAGCTCGAGCACGCCGCGAGGGCCGCGCCCCCGGCCCGGCCGCTGCCCGAGTTCCCCACCGACGATCCGCTGGCCATCATCGCCGAAATCAAACGCATGAGCCCCTCCGCCGGCCCGATCCGCCCCGAGGGCTTCGACCCCCAGGACCTGGCGGTTCGCTACGCGCAGCACGGCGCATCGGCGATCTCCTGCCTAACCGACGAAAAGTTCTTCGGCGGCTCGCTGGCCGATCTCACCGCCGCTCGGTCGGCCTGCGGGGTCCCCCTGCTCCGCAAGGACTTCGTGCTCCACCCCGCCCAGATCGCCCAGGCCCGGGCCGCCCACGCCGACGCGGTGCTGCTGATCGCCGAGTGCCTGCCGGACGACGGCCTGCTGGCCGACCTCCGTCGCGCCGCGGCCGACCTGGGCATGTCCGTGCTGCTGGAGTGCCACGACACCGCCCAGGCCCGGCGGCTCGCCGGCCTGCTCGACTCGGGCGCGATCTCGGCCGACGGGCTGCTGCTGGGGATCAACAACCGCAACCTTTCCACGATGACCACCGATCTGCGGCACGGCATCGCGATGGCGCCGATCCTGGCGGGCCGGGCACCGCTGGTGGCCGAGTCCGGCATCCGAACGCACGCCGATCTGGTCCGGCTCGGCGAGGCGGGGTTCGCCTGGGCGCTGGTCGGCGAGCACCTGATGCGGCAGCCCGATCCGGGCCTCGCACTGGCCGGCATGCTGCGGCCCGGGGGCGGCTGA
- a CDS encoding PfkB family carbohydrate kinase produces MAEPQGRSTPGGILSRESILAWRRGMRSAGRRLVQCHGCFDIVHPGHVRHLRWAREQGDALLVTLTGDRDVAKGVGRPLIPEHLRAENLAALDMVDAVHIVREPTAQAILEAVQPDVYVKGREYETNNDPRFAAERAAVEASGGRVVFSSGDVVFSSSALIAALGSELNTGLDAASRALGALVRHPALPAGRLSGVIDAAQGARVLVVGEALSEVYRLCEAPRVGSREPVMTLRPAEERRFDGGSAGVARHLAAMGLGVTLLTCPPAGEPGVQLRERLAAAGVEVEALADGGPPLVVEHYLAGTQKLTTIDHCRPMALDASLRDALVDRVQALAADRAAVVIADFGLGMLPAPVMHRLSAALHERRCALAAAAPGVAASLLGVRGADLLCASEAELRRAVGNPAGSLTAAAWTAMESARAHAAVVGLGAEGLLAFDRLPEPHSTGDGWPTRVQAQPVPSLAPMPLDATGADAAILAAAMLAVVGGRARGDDRALEPITAAVFGAMAEAAALQRPGYAAVSAVDLRESVVRLHDAHLVYHEPSPLVHTAPDAAAARAAS; encoded by the coding sequence GTGGCCGAGCCGCAGGGCAGATCGACGCCGGGGGGCATCCTCTCGAGAGAGTCCATTCTCGCGTGGCGGCGGGGCATGCGCTCCGCGGGCCGCCGGTTGGTGCAGTGCCACGGCTGCTTCGACATCGTGCATCCGGGCCACGTCCGCCACCTGCGGTGGGCCCGCGAGCAGGGCGACGCGCTGCTGGTCACGCTCACCGGCGACCGCGACGTCGCCAAGGGCGTGGGCCGGCCGCTCATCCCCGAGCACCTGCGGGCCGAGAACCTCGCGGCCCTGGACATGGTCGACGCTGTGCACATCGTGCGGGAGCCGACCGCCCAGGCCATCCTCGAGGCGGTGCAGCCCGACGTCTACGTCAAGGGCCGCGAGTACGAGACCAACAACGACCCGCGGTTCGCGGCCGAGCGGGCCGCCGTCGAGGCCTCGGGCGGTCGGGTCGTGTTCTCCTCGGGCGACGTGGTGTTCAGCTCCTCGGCGCTGATCGCGGCTCTGGGGTCGGAACTGAACACGGGGCTCGACGCCGCATCTCGCGCGCTCGGCGCACTGGTGCGGCATCCGGCGCTGCCCGCGGGCCGGCTGTCGGGCGTGATCGATGCCGCGCAGGGCGCTCGCGTGCTGGTTGTCGGCGAAGCATTGAGCGAAGTCTACCGGCTGTGCGAGGCGCCCCGCGTGGGCTCGCGCGAGCCCGTCATGACGCTGCGGCCGGCCGAGGAGCGGCGCTTCGACGGCGGTTCCGCGGGCGTCGCGAGGCACCTGGCGGCGATGGGGCTCGGCGTCACGCTGCTGACCTGTCCGCCCGCGGGCGAGCCCGGCGTTCAGCTTCGCGAGCGGCTGGCCGCCGCGGGCGTCGAGGTCGAGGCCCTCGCCGACGGCGGCCCGCCGCTGGTGGTCGAGCACTACCTCGCCGGCACGCAGAAGCTCACCACCATCGACCACTGCCGGCCCATGGCGCTCGATGCGTCGCTGCGGGATGCGCTCGTCGACCGCGTGCAGGCGCTGGCCGCCGATCGGGCCGCGGTCGTGATCGCCGACTTTGGGCTCGGCATGCTGCCCGCCCCGGTCATGCACCGGCTGAGCGCGGCCCTGCACGAGCGGCGGTGCGCCCTGGCCGCCGCCGCGCCGGGCGTTGCGGCATCGCTGCTGGGCGTGCGGGGCGCGGATCTGCTGTGCGCGTCCGAGGCCGAACTCCGCCGTGCGGTGGGCAACCCGGCGGGCAGCCTGACGGCGGCGGCGTGGACGGCCATGGAATCGGCGCGGGCGCACGCCGCGGTCGTCGGCCTCGGAGCCGAGGGGTTGCTGGCCTTCGATCGCCTGCCCGAGCCGCACTCCACCGGCGACGGCTGGCCGACCCGGGTGCAGGCCCAGCCCGTGCCCTCGCTCGCGCCGATGCCCCTGGATGCCACGGGCGCCGACGCGGCCATCCTCGCCGCCGCCATGCTCGCCGTCGTCGGCGGACGCGCTCGTGGCGATGACCGCGCCCTGGAGCCCATCACCGCGGCCGTCTTCGGCGCCATGGCCGAGGCCGCGGCGCTCCAGCGGCCCGGCTACGCGGCGGTGTCGGCCGTCGACCTCCGCGAGTCGGTCGTCCGGCTGCACGATGCGCACCTGGTCTACCACGAGCCCTCGCCGCTGGTGCATACCGCGCCCGATGCCGCCGCGGCGCGAGCCGCTTCGTGA
- the ppdK gene encoding pyruvate, phosphate dikinase: MVYYFGKSKTEANGTLRDLVGGKGANLAEMTSIGLPVPPGFTITTDTCAKYYESGKRLPHGLMNEVHQNMSLVAKEMKREFGNPDNPLLVSVRSGAAVSMPGMMDTILNLGLTDEAVEGLARVTGNRRFAYDAYRRLINMFGDVVMGVGHEVFERAFDKIKLKYNAKTDNDVPEQGIVELAESYKKVYRKSVGDEFPQNPSKQLELAIEAVFKSWKADRAISYRRLSGISGLHGTAVNIQAMVYGNMGEDSGTGVAFTRNPSTGENKFYGEFLVNAQGEDVVAGIRTPQPVEEMPKWNNKVFQQLLGIKGTLEKHYKDMQDIEFTIENGTLFMLQTRGGKRTGMAAVRIACDMVKERLISEEEALLRIPAADLIQLLLPSFDPGAKPKNAVLTRGLPASPGASVGKPAFTADEAVERAHEGEDVILVRKETSPEDVDGMHSAVGILTSTGGMTSHAAVVARGWGKCCVAGASDVLIDPKKGSFTVNGKTFTRKDVISIDGSTGEVMAGAIPTTEPKLSGDFAKIMRWADKHRTLLVRTNADTPEDARRARDFGAQGIGLCRTEHMFFEGERISAMREMILAETQEAREEALDTLLPFQRDDFIGIFTAMKGLPVTIRLLDPPLHEFLPHDAETIKEVAKGLGVPAKKIQQRVSQLHEMNPMLGHRGCRLAVTYPEILTMQVRAIVEAMINCQHNKIKAMPEIMIPLVGTAKELSHLRSLVEQTIHDVRAENDIKSALNIKIGTMIEVPRAALTADEIAEQADFFSFGTNDLTQMTFGYSRDDSASFLPEYVAKELLPADPFQQLDADGVGMLLEMAIEKGRAENDQIKIGVCGEHGGDPSSVHFCHKIGLDYVSCSPFRVPIARLAAAQAALMHGG, translated from the coding sequence ATGGTCTACTACTTCGGCAAGTCCAAGACCGAGGCCAACGGCACGCTGCGGGACCTCGTCGGCGGCAAGGGGGCCAACCTCGCCGAGATGACCTCCATCGGCCTGCCCGTGCCGCCGGGCTTCACCATCACCACCGACACCTGCGCGAAGTACTACGAGAGCGGCAAGCGGCTGCCGCACGGCCTCATGAACGAGGTGCACCAGAACATGTCGCTGGTGGCCAAGGAGATGAAGCGGGAGTTCGGCAACCCCGACAACCCGCTGCTCGTCTCGGTGCGCTCGGGCGCCGCGGTCTCGATGCCCGGCATGATGGACACCATCCTGAACCTGGGACTGACCGACGAGGCCGTCGAGGGCCTGGCCCGCGTGACGGGCAACCGCCGCTTCGCCTACGACGCCTACCGCCGGCTGATCAACATGTTCGGCGACGTGGTGATGGGCGTGGGCCACGAGGTCTTCGAGCGGGCCTTCGACAAGATCAAGCTCAAGTACAACGCCAAGACCGACAACGACGTGCCTGAGCAGGGCATCGTCGAGCTGGCCGAGAGCTACAAGAAGGTCTACCGCAAGAGCGTGGGGGACGAGTTCCCCCAGAACCCCAGCAAGCAGCTCGAGCTGGCGATCGAGGCGGTCTTCAAGAGCTGGAAGGCCGATCGCGCCATCAGCTACCGCCGGCTGAGCGGCATCAGCGGGCTCCACGGGACGGCCGTCAACATCCAGGCGATGGTCTACGGCAACATGGGCGAGGACTCGGGCACGGGCGTCGCCTTCACGCGCAACCCGAGCACGGGCGAGAACAAGTTCTACGGCGAGTTCCTGGTGAACGCCCAGGGCGAGGACGTGGTGGCCGGCATCCGCACGCCCCAGCCCGTCGAGGAGATGCCCAAGTGGAACAACAAGGTGTTCCAGCAGCTGCTGGGCATCAAGGGCACGCTCGAGAAGCACTACAAGGACATGCAGGACATCGAGTTCACCATCGAGAACGGCACCCTGTTCATGCTCCAGACCCGCGGCGGCAAGCGGACGGGCATGGCGGCGGTGCGGATTGCCTGCGACATGGTCAAGGAGCGGCTGATCTCCGAGGAGGAGGCGCTGCTGCGAATCCCCGCGGCCGACCTCATCCAGCTCCTGCTACCGAGTTTTGATCCAGGGGCCAAGCCCAAGAACGCGGTGCTGACCCGCGGCCTGCCGGCGTCGCCCGGCGCCTCGGTGGGCAAGCCCGCGTTCACCGCCGACGAGGCCGTCGAGCGGGCCCATGAGGGCGAGGACGTCATCCTCGTCCGCAAGGAGACCAGCCCCGAGGACGTCGACGGCATGCACTCGGCCGTGGGCATCCTGACCAGCACGGGCGGCATGACCAGCCACGCGGCCGTGGTCGCCCGCGGCTGGGGCAAGTGCTGCGTCGCCGGCGCCAGCGATGTGCTCATCGATCCCAAGAAGGGCAGCTTCACGGTGAACGGCAAGACCTTCACCCGCAAGGACGTCATCTCGATCGACGGCTCGACCGGCGAGGTCATGGCCGGCGCGATCCCAACGACCGAGCCCAAGCTCAGCGGCGACTTCGCCAAGATCATGCGCTGGGCCGACAAGCACCGCACGCTGCTGGTCCGCACCAACGCCGACACGCCCGAGGACGCTCGCCGCGCGCGGGATTTCGGCGCCCAGGGCATCGGGCTGTGCCGCACCGAGCACATGTTCTTCGAGGGCGAGCGGATCAGCGCGATGCGAGAGATGATCCTGGCCGAGACCCAGGAGGCCCGCGAGGAGGCGCTCGACACGCTGCTGCCCTTCCAGCGGGATGACTTCATCGGCATCTTCACGGCCATGAAGGGCCTGCCGGTGACCATCCGGTTGCTGGACCCGCCGCTGCACGAGTTCCTGCCGCACGACGCCGAGACGATCAAGGAGGTCGCCAAGGGTCTGGGCGTGCCGGCCAAGAAGATCCAGCAGCGTGTCTCGCAGCTGCACGAGATGAACCCGATGCTGGGCCATCGCGGCTGCCGCCTGGCGGTGACCTACCCCGAGATCCTCACGATGCAGGTGCGGGCAATCGTCGAGGCGATGATCAACTGCCAGCACAACAAGATCAAGGCGATGCCCGAGATCATGATCCCGCTGGTCGGCACGGCCAAGGAGCTGTCGCACCTCCGAAGCCTGGTCGAGCAGACCATCCACGACGTGCGGGCCGAGAACGACATCAAGAGCGCGCTCAACATCAAGATCGGCACGATGATCGAGGTGCCCCGCGCCGCGCTCACCGCCGACGAGATCGCCGAGCAGGCCGACTTCTTCAGCTTCGGCACCAACGACCTGACGCAGATGACCTTCGGCTACAGCCGCGACGACTCGGCCTCCTTCCTGCCCGAGTACGTGGCCAAGGAGCTGCTGCCGGCCGATCCCTTCCAGCAGCTCGACGCCGACGGCGTGGGCATGTTGCTGGAGATGGCCATCGAGAAGGGCCGCGCCGAGAACGACCAGATCAAGATCGGCGTGTGCGGCGAGCACGGCGGCGACCCTAGCAGCGTGCACTTCTGCCATAAGATCGGCCTGGACTACGTCAGCTGCTCGCCCTTCCGCGTGCCCATCGCCCGGCTCGCCGCGGCGCAGGCGGCGCTGATGCACGGCGGCTGA
- a CDS encoding NUDIX hydrolase encodes MIPKVRTDIIDAYVFRRTGGSAEFLQLRRVGEPLARTWQPVMGHVEAGETAASCARRELLEEVGLRPDDPRWLGFWQLEQVHPYFVAALDAVVLSPRFAAEVSPVWAPDLLGDPQHNGSRWVPHRDVSARFMWPGQVAACDEIVQGILPPDSLCEPHLRLPKYSG; translated from the coding sequence ATGATCCCCAAGGTGCGGACCGACATCATCGACGCCTACGTCTTCCGCCGAACGGGCGGGTCCGCCGAGTTCCTGCAGCTGCGTCGCGTCGGCGAGCCCCTGGCGCGGACGTGGCAGCCGGTCATGGGCCACGTCGAGGCCGGCGAAACCGCTGCCAGCTGCGCCCGCCGAGAGCTGCTCGAGGAGGTCGGCCTGCGACCCGACGACCCGCGGTGGCTCGGCTTCTGGCAGCTCGAGCAGGTGCACCCCTACTTCGTGGCCGCGCTCGACGCCGTGGTGCTGTCGCCGCGGTTCGCCGCGGAGGTCTCCCCGGTGTGGGCGCCGGATCTTCTGGGCGATCCGCAGCACAACGGCAGCCGATGGGTGCCCCACCGCGACGTGTCCGCGCGATTCATGTGGCCCGGCCAGGTCGCCGCCTGCGACGAGATCGTGCAGGGCATCCTGCCTCCCGATTCGCTGTGCGAGCCGCACCTCAGGCTGCCCAAGTACTCGGGCTAG